TTAACTATGTATTTCATGGCTTAATTGCCGAACTATTTGAACTATGTATTTGCTTGTTTAATTGTTGAAGTATGTGTTtgtggcgagagagtaggattgtatttcACCATAACCTTGTATTTTGCAACCAAAACGACAATTTGATGTAATATATAATCGGTACTATATTGTTATGATGTGTTCAAATGTATGTCATATGTCAAATTCATTGAAACACACTGTCTATACCACTAGCCACGGAAGAAATATTTAAAATACCTAAATCTACCAAAATTTATTATCTATAATTAATTTGCAACAAAAACAATATTTTTGGGCTAAATTAGAAGCTAAACATATTATTTGAGATAATATACAGCATAATCAGATAAATCATGTCAATCAGTGTTTAAATAACATCTTCAGCATCCAAGGGCATTACAGACTTTcaccaccagctacagcctcaccaGCCGTCCTAAAAAAGTTACCAAACAGGCTTTTTGGACTTCTCAGCTTCTACCAGCTCCAGCCAGCTTCTCAGCTTCTACCAGCTCCAGCTGCTTCTTGTTCAGCCGCAGCCCAAACAAACAGGGCCAGGCGACCTTGCTTCTTTGAGACCACCCCAACATCTCCTTCATCAGATGGCCACTTTTTgtccagggccggtcctgagattttaggGGCCCGGGGCGGAACCAAAACTGTGGGCCCTTAGCGTCAATAATATAGTAGTAATAATGGATATATGCATATATGTAATGTTTACAAATATACACTTAAATGCATTAAAATAGTATGCATATTAAATAATTATACATGTTACCTTTAAAAAATCAATCCTTGATGCAAAGTTACTTACGATGGAGTCGATGTCAATCTAATCCAACAACTTCTTCTCAGTGCATAACATTGCCAAACCATTTAAAGTCGGTGGAGTCATTGTCTCAAATAGTTCTTCAATATTTGTATCTTTGCAAAGCTTCTTTCAATAGAGGCATTAGGATAAAAAATGACTTCCCTAACATGCTAGAAAATCACATAGTACACCACACGACGAAGTGAATTTATAATCTTTAATTCACAACCGAAAAGGCAAAACTGGatgttcatcaacacttgcagattGTGCATGTGCACCTGTTGAAATAATTGTACTATCAGACTAACTTACATTTTTATCATCTATATTGATGTCAACATTTTCCTGTTGTTAAGATTCAGAATTCCCATCAATTTGGTTCTCTTCCTCCACAAAATCACCAATTCACCATTTGGAATCTACGAAGCATATTACCTTGATAATTTTATCAAGAGCGCCTCTGATGTATCAACTCGTCCACACATTGTACTATCTTTGTTAACCATGctggaaataaataaataatggcATCAAAGGCTGATGGGGACCAGCCATGCACGATGTATGCAAAGGGAAAATTGGTTAATTTAGTACTGAACATATAGGGATTAGGGAATAGTATAATATACCTTGGATGGATTGGATCGTTCAGCGATGAGATGTGGATCGCATCGGCTCTAGCGACTAGCGCTCGGCGATGTGTGTGCGTATGTCAGCGTCTGAAGACGGGAGAGAAAGCGGCATCGCGTATTGACTACTGACTGCATCTTGCGATCGGGGCGCCCGGGAACAGAGATCGTCATCGGCGAGACGGCTAACTGGCGATCTATTAGGAAGGAAATTATAAGAGAGAAGGAGCGTAATGGCGTGCTTATTATCGCGAAAAAGTCGGCGTGGGATCTGGGGATTGCTAGGCGATGGAATAGGAAGAAGTTCGCTATGTTTGACAGCTCCTCACGCCTGGCTACCTCACGGCCCATATAGTTTACGCGCTACCTACGTACACATACACCTGCGGAGGGGCCCCTGAAttgtgggggcccggggcggccgccccccctgccccccctcagggccgggccTGTTTTTGTCCACTCCAGTAGTGATGTCAGTCATTGTTGTGTGAGACGAGGGCTTCGTGCCGAACCACCTGTCAAATGGAGGCGCAAACTTCGCCACCTGACCACACACCGTTGGAGGCGTGAGCATCACCACAATAACAACCCTTGCCGGAGACGTAGACTTCCACTACTTTTGTGTATAAAAAACTAATGATTATATGGGTGTGTCTAGCCAAGTCTCAGTGAAGTGATATAGTATATGggaaggaaaaagaaaaactgaaaaaGAAATTTTTGTACAAATCTAAATGCAAGATCAAAGGAATATAACACTGACTGAGACATAAGGAAGTCtaagtcgactgagacttagcaaaACTGTAATTATATGGTTAAACTATAAAGAAATAACTATTGCTTATTGAAAATTACTTCTTATTTTAAATCAGAGTAGATTTTCGTGATATAATATAATTTCTAACTTTACAGCTTATATTAAAAAAAGCCACaatcccttttcccttccttgaATGCTTTAGTTTTAGTCTGTTCATGAAAACATTTATACTATCATTAGTTTCTTTTTATCCATAATAGAGCAAACTCTGTCGGAGGCATGAACTTGGTGGCCAAGTCATCCCGACCCATCATCCCCACCGCCTCGCCCAAGAGCCGTTGGGCGCCATCGCTCACAATCACGTGCGGCTCTGCCATCGCGTCTTGGGATATTCAAAactcttttttttcgaaaaggggtatTCAAAACTCTTGGTCTTAGTAAAAATTTAAAGAAGACTTAAAAAAACGAGTAGGGCACTGCCATTGCCTAGGTCTTGTAAGCACCACTAAAGCTTCATCTAATCGGTATGTTTTAGGTTATTCTTTTATTTGGAGAAATATGTTTACATTTTCTTTGTATTTGATTATTCGGTACAGGATCATTTAAAAATATTAGTGTACAATGTGTGTCAATGTGTGTGGGTTTTGCATAAAAAAATATGCTTCAGATCGAGTTGGCCCCACCTTATTTCTTTTTCGTCCTCTGGCACTGCGCGGACCCAAACAAACAAACGTTGGGGCTGGCCTCACCCCACTCCCAACGCGTCCACCATTAGGATCGTGCGGTGCTCTTTGGGTCGTCAGGGCCGGGGTGCCTGCATTTTATGCCAAGCTTTAGCGGAGAACGGTGAAGAGCAGATTTCCAGTACAATTCTGAGGTCCGGGGTCACATAGCGAGCATGTTGCATTGCCATCACAGCCCCGTGCTTAGAGTCTGTGTCTGTCAGCAGTTGCAGGCGGTTCCGAACAAGGCCTGAGCCACGGGAAGAAGTTGCAGTTGATTTCATCGTGCCGATCAGCGAGGTTTATCTGCTGAATTGTGCTCCAAAGGGAGACGAAATAGTTCACAAGTTGTGAGGCGCTCTCATCCACCGTACGGTTAAGTTTccttatatactactccctccgttcctaaatacttgtctttctaggcatttcaacaagtaactacatacggagcaaagtgagtgaatctacactctaaaatatgtctacatacatccgcatgtagtagtcatttgaaatgtctagaaagacaaatatttaggaacggagggagtagaaagctTTAAAAGGCTTGGGGCAACAGAATTTTTGCAGTGTGACCATTGCCAAGTGTCATGGTTATGGAGGCATCGTCGGCATAGAGGAGGCTCACTCTGACAGCTGCGTTTCTGTGGCTGATTGGCCTCACAACACCAACTTGAGCTGCACGGTTCGGGATGTGTTGGGAGAGGGTAAATGGCAATCGGGACTTTCCATATAAGGATCTAGGAGCGCGGCTGCACATATGGAGTTTTTAGGCTCTGTGGAACATTCAGTTACTACTAGTGCTTAAATAAATGAGCATACCACTACCACTACCACTTAGGGCTTGTACTACAATGGTTCTATCGTAGAAATGCCACATAAAATAAattatgaggtggaggagagagagagatcataagAAAAAGGCTTGTAGAGATGACCTCTTAGCACAACATATCTCACAACCATTGTagacatctctaaattacatgcagaaCTTAAGATAAgaatatcttatcaaccattgtacatgccccttATCATCATGTTGACCAACAAGCTGACTGAATATAGTCCCCTATGTTTAGGCAGCTAGCACAAGCGGCGATGATGACAAAACTCCAGTCTGCCAAATCTCAATGAACTGCAGCAGCGAGAATAACTCTATGTCCATGGCTTTATAAAAGTCATAGGTGAAGCTATCCAGCCCTGGACTCCTGTTGTTTGGAGAATACTGTACTTAATAGCCCATAAATCTTCTTCCCACATAAACACTGTGCAAAGGTCTGATAAATGAATTTGCTCTGCCTGCACATAGACTGACAGAAGGTTGACAGTAGGCGAGCAGGAGGATGAGCGCCCAAAGATATTCTGATAGTAATCCATGGCAATTCTCAGCTTGTCAGAAATCTCGAAATGCTCCACCCCACCCTCTTTACTAGCTTGATTCCGAAAAAATTCCTTTTAGCATGATAATTGCTGCGGCACCAATTAAGCTTGGACCTCTGTTTCCAGTACATGGGCTGCCATTTGAGTAATGACTCCAACTTCCTTGTTGCGTGCACACGGAGAAGAAACTCAGAGTCAGATAAATGCCTCCTTTCTTCCACCGCATTGAGGCAATCAGGCACCAACTTATTGTTTGAGATCAGCAGGTGCAGGTTTCCTTTCCTGTTCGCCCATTGCCGCAGAGCCGCGTGCAATCCTCGGAATTTAAAGCTGTGCTTGGACCAACAATCAGCAGACCTCCCGTGGTGCACCATTTGTGAAATTGCCATGATCATTGTCTTTCAACTAACTCTATTATTTTCTCCACAATCATGTTAGGAAGCTCATCATTTGACAAATGGCATTCTCTGTGAGTTTCTTTAAACAAGTTCCTGCACCTGAGATCATATGTTCAACACCAGATGAGACCTCTTGTAGTGCACCATTTGTGAAATTGCCATGACTATCCATTTCCTTATTTTGGAACATGTGGTCATTTCTCAAGTTGGTAGAGGTCTCCTCCCATGAGATTTGGGTGTCCTCTACTGACACTGGTTGACCCGTGATGTTAGTTTCAATTGCTCTATttggatttttcttcttcttctttagggTCCTTAATTTTCCATAGATGAACCCCGCAAGCTCTTCATTGCACTCACAGTTCAAGCTTTTTCTAGCAAGGGCAAGTGACTCTGGCAGCACGCCAACACCACAGAAAATAATTAAAGAACGTTCACATATTTGATAAatataaatatgaaaataacaaatacAAGAACTTTGTGGGTGTCTTACCAAGGCTATGATGAACGCGTGCAGTATGCCCAGTGGCTCTGGAATAACTGTTCAAACAACTGTTCAGCCATAGCTCCTACATTATGTTGCATTTGCAAAGTATACAAGATGCTCATTAGTCAGGTAAGCATGAAAACACAGTGCtagagcaaagcaaaagaaaagttTACAAATAATATCGGGAATTTTTTCCATATTCCAGTACTAAATCATTGTTTCACGCAGATGCCAAGAATGTATAATCATTAGGAATATCAGATTAAATTACGAAAGTGCAACAGAGCATGTCTGAACTGCAGACAGACAGATTTAGCAGCTCTTTTCTACGTTAGAATATTTTTTCCCTGATCTCAGTCCTCAAGACAGGCAAATATAAAAGCTCTTGAGAACATACCAGAATTGGGGTGTTAATACATAAAACTCTTCTACGGTGCAACTTTTAACCTTGTCAAGGTGAGTCAGACAAGCTTTAAATATTTACTCTTGAGTTGTGACTTACGTGAGACTTGAGGGTAAGTGTCGACTTATAGCCTACCTGACATATATAATATCTGATTACTAGTTACTAGTTACTCCATTTGTCCATGACTAACTTGTCAGGATTATGTCTGAAGTTTACTGAAGTAATCGACACCTGCAATGTTCCAGCGCTTTAGAGGTCCCAGTCGACATCGATCTTGCATCGGCAGCTCTCCTCGAAAGATACCAGTTCGAAAATGGGTTTTATCCTTGGCTGTGATCAGGAATCCGGCGCTTCAGAGACTCCCGGAGGTCGCTGCTCAACGCCCAGCAACAGCCTGATTgctcttttcttctttcttctgttTTTACTTGCTACCTGAATGTAATGGCTATAAAACTCCCTTTGTCCTTTCATTTGAATCATGTTGTTGAACTGGGTTAAACCCTAGCCGCCAGAGGCGTGCTTTACCCTATGTGCCCCTTCCAAGTAATAAAAACCCTAAACTCAAGTGCATGTTCCACTGAAAGTTCTCTGAATGTTAAGTTTCAGTCTTAGAATAGTTCTGTTCTTGACATAACTGCACTTTAAAATATTTGCCAGATGTAGTTGTGGGCACAAACTGGCAGTCAATTTAGACATTTTTTTTATATAAGTTTCATTTAGGCACAAGGCAAGATTCAGTTTAGGGATTTTTGTTTTGTGTTTTCGCATGCAGATAATAACGAGTCTGTACACTTTGTGTAACCTTCTGTACATTAGCAGAATGGATTCTAAGCATAAAAAGTGACTTCGATGCATCCTGACAATAGCATGCCatgatgaaagaaaaagaaaaacgaggaAGTAGCAGAACTAAGAAAATTCATACCAGCAATTTTAGGGCCATAATTAGTTGTGACAAGTCTTGCTTATTAGTTGGAACTTGGAAGTGAAGATTCTTGGTTGTGCTTATCCTTTTTTCCACCCCTTCAGAACAAAATTGCATCAGAACAATCTAATATGCATATCTGCAGCAGAATGTATATTCTGTGATCATGATCATGATACCTAATTTTCGTTGTGTGTCATCCAGTGGTTGAAGAGCAGGACTCGATGTAGAATACTTTTCAGGCAACAACATACCATCGTGCTTGTTGTCAGGTGAACCTTTTGAAGATGGACTTGTGATTTCGCCAACCTTTCTACGCTTCCTCTGGTCAGCGCGAACTTTGGCTGGTTCTTCTATGTTCTGCAAGATTTTATGGCTTGATTCGGGAGGTTCACATATATAGCTCCAACACGAACGGTCCTCAAAGAAGGTCAGCAGTGAATGAGTCCGACTCGAGTTCGTGAGTCAATGTCATGGCAAGAGAGCGAATTCGACTATCCACACATTTTCCCTCTAGTAAATTTAAccagaaattagatggatctccatCCAATCCACACATTTCCTCTTTTTCATCTATTACATTAATCTTTCTGGGTAAAATTTCCAGCTGATATTAGCTTCTGATATGGATGTACAGTCGATTTTGGTGCCGCCCACAACATTTGTGGTTTATTTTGTCAAGAGCTCTGAAATTACTTTATCCATAAAGTTGTCTCTTTCAGAGCTTTTACTTGCACAGTCGTTATGCTGAAGCTCATCAAGTCTACTAGTCTAGTGAAGAAATATGAATACATGATGCACCGCAACTGATCCAGGAATGGCTTACGCTATGTGTTATCCTTGAAGTAGTTATCACTTATCAGTAAGCATGCCCTGTTTTGCAAGCACAAACCACTTCTCCTCCTTTGTGAAAGGAGTGTATAAGCAAAAAATGCTTGGATACTTGAGTTGTGACTCTATTTTGATTCTTTGAAAGCCTTTTGATCATTTAGTGGGTTCCAGTTACTATTATATATAATAATGGCATCGACAAATGACAGCTCTATACTTGGGAGTTATGCACTTGTCATCTAAAGACAGCAGATGAGCCCTTGAAGGCGAGCAATGTACGGATTGTATGTATAAAAGGCGCAAGATGAAGCCCTCAGAAATTCGATTGAATATATTTTACCATGAGGACTGTGTCAACATTAAATGAGGATGAAGAAGTTCAAAAGGAATGCAAGTATCAGTTTCATCAGGAGCTAGCAACGACTAAGGTAGCATGCaaaaaaaaaaagggcaacctggtgcatgtagctcccgcttgcgcagggtccagggaagggtccgaccactttgggtctatagtacgcagcctttccttacatttctgtaagaggctgtttccaggacttgaacccatgacctcatggtcacaaggcagcagctttaccactgcgccaaggctccccttctaagGTAGCATGCAACAGATTCAAAAAAACAGGGGACATACAATAGCAGGAAAAAAACATATAGTTACAAAAAGAACAAGGAAACCTTTATTGGGTGGCAGAGCGAAATCTTCATTGTGCAGTACACATTTTCAAAATTCAACACCCTGCTGTTGGTTCATGCAGATATGAATCTCACGGACACTTCCCCTCTGCAAGCTGCTGCATAGTCTTCAGCAAGGTGCGGTGCAGATTTCTTGTGAGGGCATATGAACTTGTCCATAAATACCTTCTCGCTGATCACGATTGTATTATAGTAGTCCCGGTCATGATTTAGCAATCCATTTTCCTTGAGAAACTTTACAACGTAGTACCGGGGTCTGATCCTGCCCTCCAAGCTGTACATGAGCATTGCTGGACGAAAAGCAATGTATGCAGGTTCCAACCCCACCTCGGAGATGAGGAACTCGGACCTGCGCTGCAGCGATTCTTTGGCCTTCAGCAGCACCGCCGGAGCCTTAGAAACAGCAATGCCCACCTCGGCATCCGACCACCGGAACATCTTCTTCAAGTGCTCGACCTTGGCGGTGATTTTCTCCTGGGTGAGGAATGCGACAGCTTGCAGCGCTTGCCCGAACATCCCCGATCCACGGGGCACACCGAGCCCTTCGGCGCACGCCACTATCGCCCGGACGCGCTCCGGGTTATTGCCGAGCAGCCATGGCACACGGTTGCACAGCCTGACAATATCGCAAGCACCTAGCCCGCACTCCCGCAGGAAGGCGACGTTGGGCTTGATGACCCGGTCGAGGTCGCATCCGAGGAGATTGGGGCTGTGCTTGAGCACCCGGAGGAGGTCCTCGTAGGagccgaagaggaagaggaagtagGCCAGCCTCGAGGCGACGGATCTGCCGCGGAAGAACTCGCCGGCGAGCGAGACGAGCCGCGCGACTCCGGGACGCGAGAGGCCGAGGCCGGCGAGCCCGACGGCGACGGGAGCCAGGGTCCTCTCCACGCTTGCGCAGAGGAACTTGGGGTCCTTGGCGACGAGCGCTGCGACGTGGGCGGTGGAGAGGCCGAGACCGGCGAGGAAGGAGCGGACGGCGTCGGGATTGGCTGGCGACTTGAGGTGGGAGAGCTTCGTGGAGGCCTTGAGCGCCTGCGCTCGGGTGAGGCCGCAGGTGGCGACGAGGTAGTCCTCCACGGCGAAGCTGGGGCCTGGGGatgcggcgggcgcggcggcggagatgAGACGGTGGAGTGGGGAGGTGGAGGCAGAGGTACGAGGGAGCAGCTGGGTGAGGATGCACTTGTGGAGGCGGAGCATGGTGTGCTGGTgtaggcggcggcgcggtggcggtggcgcCGGCGGCGAGGGGGAGCGGGCAGTGTGGATTTGCGTGGTCTGGTTGACTGGCTCGACCTTGAGCTGACCAAGTGGCCCCTCCCGTCAGTGTCTCCCGCatctgaaaatgggctggaatagaGCGACTCACATCTACAAAAACTCAGATTTTTCCCTTTTTTGCAAGCAAAATACTCATAGTAAAATGTGAAGAATTTGGGATGGACCCAACAAAACAAGGATGCCGTTGCATCTAGCAATTCAATGGCAAAGATACTTATAGGTAACATTGTTCGTTGAACAGAATACCACTAGAGTTTCGTAATATGTTATGAGTTTAATTTCTCAAGTTTGAATTTGTTCATCTGCTTCCAACCTTCTATGGGATCGAAAGAACAAATAATAGTACGAGCCCTGAGTCGCCTAGCTCGACCACCCACAGCACACATCTGCATCACCACAGCGAGCATGCGTCTAAAAAGGACATTGTTGAGCTTGAGCACCTGAATGCGATGAAGAACGTCAACAAACAGAATGCGGGGGAAAAGGTTGCACATGTATGGAAGCTGAACTAGCTGGTGATGTTTGACTGCAACTAGCTTCATCTTGCTACTTGATTTGTCCATCGTGATATGTAGGATCATCATGAACTTGCAAAGCAGAGCACGGGCGAATGGCGACGGCTTTGAAGAATGGTGTGGTGATGATGAACACTGATCGGTCGAGCCCCATTAGGGCAGCCATAATGTTGGTTGCAAGGAGGACATAAGCAAAATGGAGCCCTTATGCTAGCTTTATATATTGTGGAGGTTGATCTTAAGAGAATCTTCTTAAGGGTAGCCACAAGCTTAGGTATCTTCAATGTGGACGTAAGGTTGGTCTTAAGGCTTCTAAAGCCTACATTGAAGAGTGGGTCTTAAGCATAGTTTTAAATAACGGCCTATCTCGAGACTATAACGGCGCTTTACCGTTTGGAGGGGCATCCCACTAAGTTGTTTAGTTCCATTTAGCGTGTTGTAGCATTGGTTTATCACACTAGCAATTCGACTGTTATTTTCCATAGCCCACTATTTTAAAACTTTGGTCATAAGCTTAAAaacgcaagaccgggccttggcacaAAGACCATCTCATCCCTCTCCTTAGTCCACATGCATGATTGCACAAAATATTCAAAAATTTGAATAATGGcccatgaatttgaaaaagttaaTTAGGGtcgactttaggttttctacaaccggacgttaacaaattcccatctgcccataaccgcgggcacggctttcgaaagttcaatccctgcaggggtgtcccaacttagcccatcacaagctctcacggtcaacgaaggaatagacctccacccgagacgttccgatcagactcggtatcctggtacaacaagacatttcgacagggtaaaactaaagcagcaacaccgcccgaatgtgccgacaaatcccgataggagctgcacatatctctttctcagggcacactcagatgagacatcctacgagtaaaaccaaccctcaagttgcctcgaggtggccccacagtctactcggtcggaccaacactcagaggagcactggctcggtgggggttaaaataaagatgacccttgagtctgcagaacccaagggaaagaaaaggctaggtggcgaatggtaaaaccaatgttggcattgctggaagagctttacttaaggcgaactgtcaaggggttctcattatagcccaaccgcgtaagggacgcaaaatccgggaacataacaccgatatgacagaaactagggcggcaagagtggaacaaaacaccaggcataaggtcgagccttccatcctttaccaagtatataggtgcattgattaaataagatatattgtgatatcccaacaagtaaacatgttccaacaaggaacaacatctccatgttccaacaaggaacaaacttcaatcttcacctgcaactaacaaagctataagaggggctgagcaaagcggtaacatagccaatcaacggtttgctaggacaaggtgggttaggggcttggttcaacaatataggaggcatgataagcaagtggtaggtatcacagaataggcatagcaaaagagcgagcaactaagcaagcaaagatagaagtgatttcgagggtatggtcatcttgcctgaaatcccgcaaggaagaagaacgagtccatgaagaagataaacggacgtagtcgaatgggtcctcacaaacgcaacgttaacggaaccaacccgaagaagcaaacaccggaaaagagcacacaacatagtaaacaaccaacacatgaatatggtatgatatgcgggatgcggtatgcgat
The sequence above is a segment of the Triticum dicoccoides isolate Atlit2015 ecotype Zavitan chromosome 1A, WEW_v2.0, whole genome shotgun sequence genome. Coding sequences within it:
- the LOC119295130 gene encoding transcription termination factor MTERF15, mitochondrial-like, with protein sequence MLRLHKCILTQLLPRTSASTSPLHRLISAAAPAASPGPSFAVEDYLVATCGLTRAQALKASTKLSHLKSPANPDAVRSFLAGLGLSTAHVAALVAKDPKFLCASVERTLAPVAVGLAGLGLSRPGVARLVSLAGEFFRGRSVASRLAYFLFLFGSYEDLLRVLKHSPNLLGCDLDRVIKPNVAFLRECGLGACDIVRLCNRVPWLLGNNPERVRAIVACAEGLGVPRGSGMFGQALQAVAFLTQEKITAKVEHLKKMFRWSDAEVGIAVSKAPAVLLKAKESLQRRSEFLISEVGLEPAYIAFRPAMLMYSLEGRIRPRYYVVKFLKENGLLNHDRDYYNTIVISEKVFMDKFICPHKKSAPHLAEDYAAACRGEVSVRFISA